The sequence below is a genomic window from Anaerocolumna chitinilytica.
TTTTGAGAAATATAAAAAAAATCCACATGTTCTACCCCCTGCAAAGCGCTTCAAGCAACTGCCAATTTCCAAGCGAATTGAATCAGCAGATGTGTTGTTTTCATTTTTGGATACCGTTTCTAAAAACGGATATGTTGCAGTAGACTTTTATGACGGTAGCATAATGTATGATTTTGCACGGAATACTACCACAATTTGCGATATCGACTTCTTTAGGAAAAAGCCAACATTAAATGATATGGGTGAAGATTACTGGGGTACAAAGAGGTTAAAAGCACCTGAAGAATATGTTTATGGTGCTGTTATTGATGAAGCAACAAATGTTTTTACACTTGGAGCGTTACTATTTGACAGTTTTTTCGGTAATTATACAAATGCTGAAGTAAGAATGAGATATGAAATGAATGCATTTACTCCTTGTTCTTTTGAGAACTGGGAAATAAGTAAAGCGTGCTATGATGTTGCACTAAAATCTGTCTCTGTAGAAAGGTCTGAACGGTATGCCTCGATAAACGAATTTTGTACCGCTTGGAAGGCAGCTCTATTCGAATAATGTATATAAAACAGGAGGATTGATTGGAAGAAATGAAACATGAAATAAATAAAACTGATAAGTTAACAAATATATTATTTATCATATATTTAATTGCTGTGTTTGAAATTATTTTATTTAAATTAGAACTGCCGTTTAGTAATATAGGTAATCTTAGAAGTATAAATTTAATCCCATTTAATGAATCATTAATACTAAACGGAAAAATTGATTTTTCTGAAATTATTATGAATATGGTAATTTTTATGCCTCTAGGTATTTACGTAGAGATAATATTTTCGAAATGGTCCACTACGAAAAAGTTTTCAATATTTTTTATTATAAGTTTGGTATGTGAAATATTACAATATATATTTGCTTTAGGAGCTTCTGATATTACAGATATCATCAATAATACGTTGGGAGGAATTATAGGCTTTTTGATATTCAAGGTAATCGTCAGAATATTTAATAATAGGGATAAAGCCCATAAATTTGTTAATGTATTTGCAGCAATCGGAACTGCGTTAATGATATTACTACTGGCAATCATTTTAATTACGAATTAGAAAACGTTTGGTTTTCACGGTGTTTATCTTATGAATTGCAAGTATTGCTTTTAAATTCAAATGCAGAGGTACAATCGTTACAAAGAACGAAGTGAAACTAATTTTTTAAGAGAGGAAATATTTATGTCTGATAAAACATTTTCTCAAATTGGACTTGATCGCTCATTACCCCATATTGGTGTGATAATGGAATGAAATCAATTCATATCAATCAACTTTTAATCAGGAATAAATTTGCTGGCTTCGCTGTCTTTAGAAAATCAAGGAACTACCTATTATGTTTATGAAGCAAATAAAAGAGTATTAGAATGATTTGAATTTGGAGAAAACGTTATGGCAAACAAAATTATTCATATATATGGAGCATCTGGTTCTGGAACATCGACATTAGGAAAATATATAAGAGATATGTTGGGATATTTTTTTATGGATACAGATGATTATTTTTGGCAACCAACAAATCCGCCTTATACTAAAAAAAGAAATATTGCTGAAAGATTAGCAATGATAAAAAGCGATTTTGGAAAAGCTGATAATGTAGTTATATCCGGTTCACTTGTTGATTGGGGAGATGAACTTATACCTCTATTTACACTTGCTATCCGGTTGAAAACGGATACTAATATTCGTATGGAGCGATTAAAAAGAAGAGAAAGAGAACATTTTGGTTCGAGAATTGATTTTGGTGGAGATATGTATCAAGACCATATAGATTTTTTAGAATATGCGAATGTTTATGACAATGGAGACTTAGGGATGAGAAGTAAAGCAAAACATGACGAATGGGAGAAATTGCTCCGGTGTAAAAACATTACATTAGATGGAAATGACAGTTTGGAATACAATTTAGAAATAGTAAAAAGATTTATATAAATACCAATTTTCAAGAGCTGAACTTCCCTTAATTTTTTAGACAAATAGATCAGTGTTAAAGAATTGCGATACATAATCGGTTGTAAATGTAAAATTAATACAAAAAAGAAATGAGAGAATAATCATGGAGAAAAAGGAGAAAGAAGAGAACCACTCCTATTATAACAAAATAAAATCAGAACTTAATATATATGCCCGAAAATGGGCATTAAGTCAACTGGAAGTAATCGATGATGGTCGCGAAAGTTGTGTCCTGAAAGCAATTTCGAAGCAATATGGAAATGTAATACTAAAAAAACGCGAGACAGTAAAAGTCATTGAAGATGAATTCAACACCTTATTAGAATATAACGGAAGACATTTTTGCAAGGTCTATGAGGCGAAACTGGAAAATGGCATTTTTCTGGAGGAACAGATACAACCGGGTACGGAATTGATTAAAGAGACTTCTCTTGATCAGCGTCTGGCAGTATTTTGTTCTATTTACAAAAACCTTCATATCGAGCCCACTAACCAGTACCAATATTCCACGTATTATGACTGGGTGGATAAGATCTCTAGATACATGGAGACGAGAGAAGATCATAAAGTATTATGTATGCATATGAAGAAGGCAGAGAAGATTTGTAATGAACTTATGACCCTTTATCCGCGTAAAATGCTTCTGCATGGCGATTTACACCACCATAATATTTTACAAAATAATCATAACGGGTATACATTAATTGATCCGAAGGGAGTCATCGGAGACCCGATTTTTGATCTTCCTCGTTTCTTATTAAATGAGATGGAAGAAAAAATCAATCAGGACTTATTTGAAAAAATCAATTATGCAATCACAGTAATTGGAGATAAGCTGGAAATTCCAACTGAGATCATAAAGAAAACATTTTATATAGAAATGGCTATGGCAGAGTGCTGGATGGTAGAGGACGGAGAGAAAGCCTGTTTGGATCGTGTCATTTTTGCAGAGAAGATCAGTAATACAGAGATAACTGAGTAAGTAGGGAAAAAGTTATAATACAGAAGAAGATGAATCTGTAGAGATAACGTTGGGATGATAGCTTATGAAAGAACAATTGTTGGTGAAATCATAGAGCTGCCTAAATTTTAGATGAACAGGCGAGGAGAAATAGCTATGAAGAGAAAGGTAGTAACATTATGTGGATCAGTAAGGTTTTGGAACAAAATACAGGAGATGTCTGAAAGATTAGAATTAGAAAATGGATATGTTGTAATAGGAATTATACCCCATGTTATGGATAGAGATTTAACAGAATATGAAAAAAATACATTAGGTGAATTACATAAAATAAAAATCGATTTGTCAGATGCAATTTTTGTTATAAATGTTGATGGTTATATTGGAGAAAGTGTAAAAAAAGAAATAGAATATGCTAAACAAAAAGGAAAAGAAATAATTTATTTAGAAAGTTCTGATTAAGCTTATGCCAATCAAGCAACGATGTTGTATATTGTATATTTTGAAAATAAAGACGATTTACGAAGGGCATTTGGGCTTTTTTACAAAGAGGGAAATCCATGCTCAGGAGTGAAACCTGAGGGGACATCATTTGCGCTTTCATTGATATATTCGGGTGGTATTGGCACTTCCAGGCTCCGAAAGATTGGAATGCTTCATTTGTTCACAAATAGGGATAGATAGAAAGAAACAGAACTTAAAATAAAAGTAAGGTGAAAATTACTATGGATATAGCATACAGAGAACTTAACGAACAGGATATACATAATGATTTATTAAAAGATTTTAATAGATACCAAGAAGTTACAAATGATTGGTGTCGGATGCAAAATGGAGAATATGCACTAGTACTGCAACCTCATATAGAAGATTGGAATGAGAAAGCAAAAGAAAGAAAAGTAAGTTGTTTAAGTAATCTTCTTCAAAACGGTGGTAGAATATTCTGTGCTTTTGATAGTGATAAACTTATTGGATTTTCCGCAATAAATGGTACATTGCTGGGATCGAATAATCAGTATATAGAGTTAGTCGAATTTCATGTATCAAACGAATATCGAGGTAAGGGCATAGGGAGAAAATTATTCGATTTATGTGTAGAAGCTGCCTCATCTTATATATGTGAGAAAATATATATAGTAGCTAGTTCGTCAGAAGAAAGCCAAAAAATATACCGTAAATTAGGATGTGTGTATACAACGGAACTTATACCATCATTATACGAACAAAGTCCAGCTGACATACATTTAGAGTTCCTATTAACTAAAAAAGAAAATACGAAGAGTTACGAGTAATAAAATGCTTGTTAGTAAATAGAAACTACACACATACTAGCGAACAATCTTCCTATTATATCTATAATAGATAAGTTAGAAAAATATACAAACTAGAAAAAGAATGCAAATATACTAAAATTTGTGGAGAGTATGTAGGATGAATGACGACAGTGATAATGTGATAGATGGGAAAAATCCTAGTATGTATGGTATTTTAACTGGCATATGCAAAGGTGAAACATGGTCTTATAGGGATGAACCGCTGGCCTTGGATATAATGTACTCTTATTGTGTCGGTGGCTGTGGAGTTGTTGGTAGAATTCCTAATGAAAAAAGGAAACAAGCAAGAATATTCTTTGAATCAGTGTTTTCTTCATTAAAGAAAAAGAATATTTTTGAATTTGAATTTTCCACAGAGGATGTTGAATTACGTAAAGCAATGTTGGATATTTTTTCAGATAAGAAACTACATTCAGAAGAAGAATATTCATATAGGAAATTAGATAAATGTAATTATAATGTCACTTTGCAGTCGTATACAATCTTAGAAGTAGATAGAAGTTTTTTAGAAAAGAGAGAGAAATATGAAAATGAGGATATGCTCTTTGAACGTTTAAATAATTCATGGTACTGTCAGGAGGATTTCTTAGAATATAGTAAATGTTTTGTTGCAATACAAGAGAAAAAAATCGTTGGTATTATTTTTGGTTCTGCAAGATTCTCAAATATCATTGATGTTGATATTGAAGTTCTGGAAGAGCATAGAAAAAAAGGGTTGCTACTGCACTTACGGCTTATTTTGTTAATGCGTGTATTCGTATCGGTTGCATTGTACAATGGGATTGCGTTGAATCCAATGTCAAGTCACAGGCTGTTGCAGAGAAATGTGGATTTCAATTGTTTAAGAAAAGACCATTTTATTGGTTTAATTTATAAACTGGTAAAATGCAATGTTATAATTTGCGGAGGCACATAAGCGAATAGTATATGAGACTGTTCGGATATTATGTATGTTGTGGTGTTGTAAAACATGAATAAAATATAGAATGAAAGGGAGAAAATCAAATGGAAATTCGAGAGGTACCATTTTGTACAGTTGACTGGGATACAATAAAACCAACCAGGCATGCAGGAATTACAGGGGATGCCTATTGGCGCACTTTTGAAATGGGAAATATAAGGGTTCGTATGGTAGAATATGCACCTGGATATTTGGCAGATCATTGGTGTAAGCGCGGACATGTACTTCTAGTCCTGGAGGGTGAATTAGAAACGGAACTTGATGATGGAAGGAAATTCACATTAATGCCAGGGATGAGTTATCAAGTTGCCGAAGATAGCAATCCGCACCGTTCATACACAGAAAAAGGTGCTAAGTTGTTTATTGTAGATTGAAATATGTTATTTACATATTATGCTTCCGTTAGTACTTCCCATTATGTTTATGAAGTAAAGCCTGGTGCGTATACAAATTTGAATTTATCAAGCAGTTTTGACTGAGGATTTTTTATTTTTGTAGGAGGGAAGTCATGAAAAATTATACTCAAGTTTTACGTGAAAAATAGTTTTTAAACGCAGAAATGTATTGCGAATCCTTTGGTGCAGAGATTTTTAATGCTCACTCAGAAAGTTACATGGAGCAAATGTTGTATTTATATGAAGGTTATAAAGATTAAACAAATCATAATTTATGGAGAAATTTAGTGATGGTGGGAATATATGATTGGTTGGGATATGATGTATCTATCAGAGATAGATATAAACTCATAAAAGAGGCCGGGTTTGATTGTGTTATGCTATGGTGGAGTGAGGGGTTCGGAAGAGGAACTGGTTATCGAGAGGGCGTGCATTATGCAAGAAATGTAGGACTGTTTATAGAGAATATACATACACCAGTCCAGTATCAAAATAATTTTTCATTGGATAATTTGGATGGAGAAAGTGTATTTCAATGTTATTTACAATGCATTAATGATTGTTCAGAATATGATATACCTTCAATGGTCATACATTTACCAGATGATAAATATCCAATAAATAAATTGGGGATGGAAAGAGTTGAAAGAATAACAAATCGGGCAGAAGAAAATAATGTGAATATTGCATTTGAAAATCTAAGGAATATCCATAATGTATCTCATATTTTAGATACTAGCGATTCTAAAAAAATAGGGTTTTGCTACGACAGCTGCCATCATGCAAATTATGCTAATGAAGATGACTTGCTAGGGAAATACGGAAACCGTTTAATGGCAATTCATTTACATGATAATGGTGGTGAGAGAAATCAGCATCAATTACCTTTTGATGGGAATATAGAATGGACAATGGTCATGCAAAAAATTGTATCTATTGGTTATAAAGGTGCGACTGCTCTAGAACCTATGAATTGGGGATATGAAAAATTATCAATTCAAGAATTTCTTAGTAATGCATATAGAATGGCGAAAAAATTGGATGACCTGAGATCTATATAAATCCAATTTACATTGGATTTTGAGTTTCCAAGGGGATAGCTACCGATACAATTACATTAGGTGACGGCACTAACAACCATAAATATGGTGTTTATCTTTTAAATTGTCAGTATTGTTTATATGATATGAATCAAGATGGATTTCCAGAATTTATATTAAAGACAGGTGACTGTGAGGCTGCTTATTAGTACACAGTCTATACGGTCGTTAATGGTAATCTAATTAATTGTGGGGAACTTAATGGTAGCCATTCCAGTTTTTATAACCACAGTATTATAAGTAAACTGATTAGATATACATTTCAGAATATAGTTTACATTTATAACTTATGGTGGGGTTTTATCTTGAGAGTTTTTATTTAAGGAGGTTTTAACATGCAAGATATGGTAATTAAGAATGTAAAGACAGCACAATACCGGAATGTTAATTTGAATCAGGTTTATGATCCGAATGGAAAGCACAAACAATCTTTTGAATTTCAAAGAAGCGACGTTGTTTCACCATATAGAAGCGGAGAAGGGAATCTCAATATCAATTTTTATGCATTACAACCCGGAAAAAGTAATTATCCATATCATCAGCATTTTGGAAGAGAAGAAGTTTTTTATATAATATCTGGAACTGCAACATTAAAAACACCAAAAGGTGATATTGAAGTATGTGAGGGTGATGTAATTACAATACCACCAAATGAAAATGGTGCACATATGTTGACCAATAATTCAAATGAACCGACTTATTATCTTGATATTGATACAATAGCCTCACCAGATGTAATTTTATATCCCGATTCAGGTAACGTACGTATTATGACAGGAGACATGCAGAAATCATTTAAAATTGAATCTGAAGTAAATTACCTGGATGGTGAATAAAAACAGCTTTCTCAATACTCAATATAGAAAATATACATATCGACTATTATCTGCAGAGGAGATAAAAAGTGGTTATTAAAAAGGTTATGGGTGTCAAAAAAGAATATATGGATTTGCTTTTACTGGCTGACGAACAGGAAAACATGATAGATAAATACCTTGAGAATGGTGATATGTTTGTTTTGGAGGATGATGGTATAAAAGCAGAGTGTGTGGTAACCAAAGAAGCCGATGGTATTTATGAGCTTAAAAACATTGCTGTTTTACCAGAGTATCAACGAAGAGGTTATGGGAAAAGCCTGATAGAATATCTGTTTGTCCATTATTCTGACTGCAATGTTATGTTTGGCGGTACTGGCGACTGTCATTCAATCCTTTCTTTTTATAATATCTGCGGTTTTACAGAATCGCATAGAATAAAAAATTTTTTTATAGATAATTATGACCACCCAATGTTTGAGGAAGGAAAACAACTGGTTGATATGGTTTATCTGAAAAGAGTACGATAACTTCGAATTATTTTTATTGTTGGAGGATATGAAAGTGAGAAAATCAGTATATTTTATACCTACAATTATCTTTTCAGTTTTTTATGGCTTAGTAGTGATCGGTGGCGGTATTAGCATTATTTCATCTGTTGCAGCTGTTTGGTTAATTCTTTTTTTAATAAGTGGTATTCTTTTAAGTAAAAATATTTTTTGGGGTAGTTTGTTAGGTGTATTACCTGCAATTCATATGATTTATATGGGAACACAGGATACAGGACAAATTATCAATGAAATACCAATTGGGATTATAGTTTTCGTTTTTTATATTATTTGTGGTGGGTTAATATTCTTTAAGAGTAAGAAAAGGTGTAATATATAATAGTGAGATACGTTCTTGTTATTATACATGCTCTTATCATATGTTAATACTTAAAACCACCAAAGTGCTACAATTACTATGCGAGGTGGTATTTAGAAAAGTAAATCCATTTTTCTCGACATCAGATTGGAAGGATTAAAATATATGAAAAATACAATTCAGGCACCTATAAACTCAAGATTTAACTTTTTTTCAACAGCAGCAGATGTTATCGGTAATTTAGATTTAAGGGGGAAAACCGCAATCGTCACCGGAGGTTATTCAGGGATTGGCCTTGAAACAGCCAGGGTATTAGCACAAGCAGGTGCTTCAGTCATAGTCCCGGCAAGAACGGTTGAAAAAGCGGAAGAGGCATTAGCTGGAATCCCTAATATAGAATTAGAAGCCTTAGATCTTATGAAGTACTCTTCTATTAATGATTTCGCAAATAGATTCCTTTCTTCCGGAAGGCAGCTAGACATCTTAATTAACAGTGCCGGTATTATGGCTCCGCCCCTGATGAGAGATGAGAGAGGCTATGAATCCCAATTTGCAACAAATCACTTAGGGCATTTTCAATTAACAGCAAAACTTTGGCCGGCACTCAAAAAATCTGGTAATGCCAGGGTTGTTGCTGTTTCTTCACGGGCTCAGAGACTTGGCGGTGTCAACTTTGATGATCTGAACTTTGAACATACAGAATATGATAAATGGAAAGCATATGCACAGTCTAAAACAGCGAATATCCTTTTTGCCCTCGAACTTGACAGGCTTGGTAAAGCGTATGGCGTGAGAGCTTTCGCAGTTCACCCCGGATTAATTCCAACTACTAACCTTGGCAGATTTTCTGAGAACGGAAAAGCTACCAAACAAGAAATAAAAGTGGAATCGAATAAAACTTCTCAGGAAAAAAAGACCTCTGTGAATGAGCTTGCTAATGAATTTAAAACCATTGAACAAGGTGCAGCAACTTCCGTATGGTGTGCAACTAGTGATGAACTAAAAGGAATGGGTGGTGTTTATTGTGAAGATTGCAACATTGCAGAAGAAGTCCCGGAAGACAGTCTAAAAGCCAATGGTGTACGTCCGTGGGCTATTAATCCAGATTATGCGAAGAGACTCTGGCAGCTGAGTGAAGAACTTACCGGTGTAATGTTTGATATTTAAGCAGATATATCAAAGCTATAATTTTTAGAATGAATGATGTATGAAAATGAAAGAACAATTTCATTTTTATTTTAAATATACGCTAATGTGTAGCATATGGAGGTTA
It includes:
- a CDS encoding VanZ family protein, giving the protein MKHEINKTDKLTNILFIIYLIAVFEIILFKLELPFSNIGNLRSINLIPFNESLILNGKIDFSEIIMNMVIFMPLGIYVEIIFSKWSTTKKFSIFFIISLVCEILQYIFALGASDITDIINNTLGGIIGFLIFKVIVRIFNNRDKAHKFVNVFAAIGTALMILLLAIILITN
- a CDS encoding AAA family ATPase gives rise to the protein MANKIIHIYGASGSGTSTLGKYIRDMLGYFFMDTDDYFWQPTNPPYTKKRNIAERLAMIKSDFGKADNVVISGSLVDWGDELIPLFTLAIRLKTDTNIRMERLKRREREHFGSRIDFGGDMYQDHIDFLEYANVYDNGDLGMRSKAKHDEWEKLLRCKNITLDGNDSLEYNLEIVKRFI
- a CDS encoding aminoglycoside phosphotransferase family protein, yielding MEKKEKEENHSYYNKIKSELNIYARKWALSQLEVIDDGRESCVLKAISKQYGNVILKKRETVKVIEDEFNTLLEYNGRHFCKVYEAKLENGIFLEEQIQPGTELIKETSLDQRLAVFCSIYKNLHIEPTNQYQYSTYYDWVDKISRYMETREDHKVLCMHMKKAEKICNELMTLYPRKMLLHGDLHHHNILQNNHNGYTLIDPKGVIGDPIFDLPRFLLNEMEEKINQDLFEKINYAITVIGDKLEIPTEIIKKTFYIEMAMAECWMVEDGEKACLDRVIFAEKISNTEITE
- a CDS encoding GNAT family N-acetyltransferase, yielding MDIAYRELNEQDIHNDLLKDFNRYQEVTNDWCRMQNGEYALVLQPHIEDWNEKAKERKVSCLSNLLQNGGRIFCAFDSDKLIGFSAINGTLLGSNNQYIELVEFHVSNEYRGKGIGRKLFDLCVEAASSYICEKIYIVASSSEESQKIYRKLGCVYTTELIPSLYEQSPADIHLEFLLTKKENTKSYE
- a CDS encoding GNAT family N-acetyltransferase; the encoded protein is MNDDSDNVIDGKNPSMYGILTGICKGETWSYRDEPLALDIMYSYCVGGCGVVGRIPNEKRKQARIFFESVFSSLKKKNIFEFEFSTEDVELRKAMLDIFSDKKLHSEEEYSYRKLDKCNYNVTLQSYTILEVDRSFLEKREKYENEDMLFERLNNSWYCQEDFLEYSKCFVAIQEKKIVGIIFGSARFSNIIDVDIEVLEEHRKKGLLLHLRLILLMRVFVSVALYNGIALNPMSSHRLLQRNVDFNCLRKDHFIGLIYKLVKCNVIICGGT
- a CDS encoding DHCW motif cupin fold protein; the protein is MEIREVPFCTVDWDTIKPTRHAGITGDAYWRTFEMGNIRVRMVEYAPGYLADHWCKRGHVLLVLEGELETELDDGRKFTLMPGMSYQVAEDSNPHRSYTEKGAKLFIVD
- a CDS encoding sugar phosphate isomerase/epimerase family protein: MVGIYDWLGYDVSIRDRYKLIKEAGFDCVMLWWSEGFGRGTGYREGVHYARNVGLFIENIHTPVQYQNNFSLDNLDGESVFQCYLQCINDCSEYDIPSMVIHLPDDKYPINKLGMERVERITNRAEENNVNIAFENLRNIHNVSHILDTSDSKKIGFCYDSCHHANYANEDDLLGKYGNRLMAIHLHDNGGERNQHQLPFDGNIEWTMVMQKIVSIGYKGATALEPMNWGYEKLSIQEFLSNAYRMAKKLDDLRSI
- a CDS encoding cupin domain-containing protein; its protein translation is MQDMVIKNVKTAQYRNVNLNQVYDPNGKHKQSFEFQRSDVVSPYRSGEGNLNINFYALQPGKSNYPYHQHFGREEVFYIISGTATLKTPKGDIEVCEGDVITIPPNENGAHMLTNNSNEPTYYLDIDTIASPDVILYPDSGNVRIMTGDMQKSFKIESEVNYLDGE
- a CDS encoding GNAT family N-acetyltransferase, whose protein sequence is MGVKKEYMDLLLLADEQENMIDKYLENGDMFVLEDDGIKAECVVTKEADGIYELKNIAVLPEYQRRGYGKSLIEYLFVHYSDCNVMFGGTGDCHSILSFYNICGFTESHRIKNFFIDNYDHPMFEEGKQLVDMVYLKRVR
- a CDS encoding oxidoreductase — translated: MKNTIQAPINSRFNFFSTAADVIGNLDLRGKTAIVTGGYSGIGLETARVLAQAGASVIVPARTVEKAEEALAGIPNIELEALDLMKYSSINDFANRFLSSGRQLDILINSAGIMAPPLMRDERGYESQFATNHLGHFQLTAKLWPALKKSGNARVVAVSSRAQRLGGVNFDDLNFEHTEYDKWKAYAQSKTANILFALELDRLGKAYGVRAFAVHPGLIPTTNLGRFSENGKATKQEIKVESNKTSQEKKTSVNELANEFKTIEQGAATSVWCATSDELKGMGGVYCEDCNIAEEVPEDSLKANGVRPWAINPDYAKRLWQLSEELTGVMFDI